The Prevotella sp. E9-3 genome has a window encoding:
- a CDS encoding S1 RNA-binding domain-containing protein, whose protein sequence is MLKLGDYNTLKIVKRVDFGLYLDGGDEGEVLLPKRYTTPQMHIGDELTVFIYLDQDERIVATTEAPLAKVGDFAYLEVAWTNQYGAFLKWGPMKDLFCPFREQKQRMQTGKHYIVYVKEDEETHRLMATAKVEKYLFTSESTEGEQNESEVHTLKHGDSVDCLVWQKTDLGFKVIINNKFQGQLYDNQIFQPLFTGNRLTAYVDHVRQDGKVDLTLQPTGHQHTLDFAEVLLRYLYENDGHCDLGDKSPAELIADRFKVSKKAYKKAIGDLYRRRLITISDEGIKLV, encoded by the coding sequence ATGTTAAAATTAGGAGATTATAATACACTGAAAATTGTTAAGCGCGTTGACTTCGGACTCTATCTTGACGGCGGCGATGAAGGCGAAGTACTACTGCCGAAGCGTTACACTACCCCACAGATGCACATCGGTGATGAACTGACCGTATTCATCTATCTGGATCAGGACGAGCGCATCGTAGCAACCACAGAAGCACCGTTAGCCAAAGTAGGCGACTTTGCCTATTTGGAAGTAGCATGGACCAACCAGTATGGTGCTTTTCTGAAATGGGGCCCCATGAAAGACCTTTTCTGCCCGTTCCGCGAACAGAAGCAACGAATGCAGACAGGCAAACACTACATTGTCTATGTAAAAGAAGACGAAGAGACTCATCGTTTGATGGCAACCGCCAAGGTCGAGAAGTATCTTTTTACTTCAGAGTCAACAGAAGGAGAACAGAACGAATCAGAAGTTCATACACTGAAGCATGGCGACAGCGTTGATTGTCTTGTATGGCAGAAAACTGATTTGGGCTTTAAAGTCATTATCAACAACAAGTTCCAGGGTCAGCTTTATGACAACCAGATATTCCAGCCACTATTCACAGGCAACCGGCTTACCGCCTATGTAGATCATGTTCGCCAAGACGGTAAGGTTGACCTCACCCTACAACCTACAGGACATCAGCATACGCTCGACTTTGCCGAGGTGCTTCTTCGCTACCTTTACGAGAATGATGGTCACTGCGATTTGGGCGACAAGAGTCCGGCTGAACTGATTGCCGATCGTTTTAAAGTATCGAAAAAGGCCTATAAAAAAGCCATTGGCGATTTGTACCGTCGAAGACTCATCACTATTTCAGACGAAGGAATCAAACTCGTATAA
- a CDS encoding ABC transporter ATP-binding protein: MIEIKNITKSFGSLQVLKGIDLTIQKGEVVSIVGPSGAGKTTLLQIIGTLDRPDSGSVYIDSIDVTTLSQKQLSDFRNRHLGFVFQFHQLLPEFTALENIMIPAYIAGRSKKEAKERAEELLQFMGLSDRAHHKPAELSGGEKQRVAVARALVNNPAVILADEPSGSLDTKNKQELHQLFFDLRDKFGQTFIIVTHDEELATLTDRTIHMKDGLLQVPPHTVLDGTSIEDVANVVSEEEGRKTC, encoded by the coding sequence ATGATAGAAATAAAAAATATCACCAAAAGCTTTGGTTCACTGCAGGTATTGAAAGGCATCGATCTCACTATCCAAAAAGGAGAAGTGGTGAGCATCGTTGGCCCCAGTGGTGCTGGTAAGACAACACTTTTACAAATCATTGGTACCCTTGACCGACCTGACAGCGGCTCAGTATATATTGACTCCATTGATGTAACGACCCTTTCACAAAAACAGCTCAGCGATTTCCGCAACCGTCATTTGGGCTTTGTGTTCCAGTTTCATCAGTTGTTACCTGAGTTTACAGCTCTTGAGAATATTATGATTCCTGCTTATATAGCTGGTCGTTCCAAAAAGGAAGCAAAAGAACGGGCCGAGGAGTTGTTGCAGTTCATGGGACTATCTGACCGCGCCCACCACAAACCTGCTGAACTTTCAGGCGGTGAGAAACAGCGTGTAGCAGTTGCTCGTGCATTAGTTAACAATCCTGCCGTAATTCTTGCCGATGAACCCAGTGGCTCTCTTGACACAAAAAACAAGCAGGAACTGCACCAGTTGTTTTTTGACCTTAGAGACAAGTTTGGACAGACGTTCATTATTGTGACCCATGATGAAGAACTTGCTACACTAACCGACCGCACTATCCACATGAAAGACGGACTACTGCAAGTGCCCCCTCATACGGTCCTTGATGGGACTTCTATAGAAGACGTAGCAAATGTAGTTTCAGAAGAAGAAGGGAGGAAGACATGTTAA
- a CDS encoding cation:proton antiporter, which produces MTDLSSYLHISDPTLIFFVVLLIILFAPIIMSKLRIPHIIGMVLAGVLVGQHGLNILDRDESFELFGRVGLYYIMFLAGLEMDMESVKKNSRQFIIFGLLTCLVPLTLTYIMSITLLGYSSKASFLLGCIMASNTLIAYPLVGRYGLHRNSSVMLSVGSSMISLFMSLVMLAGLAATFSENSGILFWVFFATKLAIFIVGSLLIIPRLARYFLRRYSDAVMQYIFVMSVMFLSAALSAAIGLEGIFGAFFSGLILNRYIPHVSPLMNRIEFIGNAIFIPYFLIGVGMLINLKTLMDGPEMWWIVLLIVFFGTFGKAVAAYLSSLLFRLPKAEGHMMFGLTSAHAAGAIAMVMVGMRLEVEPGLMLVDNQMLNGVIIMILVTCLISTMMTQKAALQIVFRERVNLQSNHTQEKDDEKILLCVKYPEIAPQLVYLATLIRNQKLNRELVALNVVYDDQDSLKAREEGLRLLESLQQQASASEIQMQTQVRLASNIANGIKHAFREYGCSEVVMGMHVHKDVSQKFWGEFIQSLYNGLNRQIFLVRFEQPLSTLRLIQVAVPSRAEFEPGFHRWLERLCRFAEQLDCRILFHGRQESLDPIRQFINNGHPSVRGEYKLMGHWNELPKLAAGIEKDHLFVVVTARKGTISYKNAIDRLPDELTEYFSGTNLMIVFPDQYGDQKEDRMSFTEAQHHEENSIYDTISHWIHKKAM; this is translated from the coding sequence ATGACCGATTTATCCTCATATCTTCATATTAGCGACCCCACGCTTATCTTTTTCGTGGTGCTTTTGATTATCCTGTTTGCTCCTATCATCATGAGCAAGCTGCGTATTCCTCACATCATCGGTATGGTATTGGCAGGCGTGTTGGTGGGTCAGCACGGCCTAAACATTTTGGATCGTGACGAATCTTTCGAGCTATTCGGTCGCGTAGGTCTATATTACATTATGTTCTTGGCCGGACTGGAGATGGATATGGAGAGTGTAAAGAAAAATTCCCGACAGTTTATCATTTTCGGTCTGCTCACTTGCTTGGTACCTCTTACCCTCACTTATATCATGTCTATCACCTTATTGGGGTATAGTAGTAAGGCTTCATTTCTCTTAGGTTGCATCATGGCCTCAAATACACTGATAGCCTATCCATTGGTGGGTCGTTACGGTTTGCATCGCAATTCAAGTGTAATGCTAAGTGTAGGGTCATCCATGATCTCACTATTCATGTCGTTGGTGATGCTGGCGGGGCTGGCGGCAACGTTCAGTGAGAACAGCGGTATTCTATTTTGGGTATTTTTTGCAACGAAACTGGCTATTTTCATAGTTGGAAGTCTATTAATAATACCACGATTGGCACGCTATTTCCTGCGCCGATACAGTGATGCTGTCATGCAGTATATCTTTGTCATGTCGGTCATGTTCCTTAGCGCAGCCCTTTCAGCAGCCATCGGTTTGGAAGGCATTTTCGGTGCTTTCTTCTCCGGATTGATTTTGAACAGATACATCCCCCATGTTTCTCCGCTTATGAACCGCATCGAGTTCATTGGCAACGCAATCTTTATTCCTTATTTTCTGATTGGTGTAGGAATGCTCATCAACCTCAAAACGCTGATGGACGGTCCAGAGATGTGGTGGATTGTTTTACTCATTGTTTTTTTCGGAACATTTGGAAAAGCTGTAGCAGCCTATCTGTCGAGCCTATTGTTTCGTTTACCTAAAGCTGAAGGCCACATGATGTTCGGACTTACTTCGGCCCATGCTGCCGGTGCCATTGCAATGGTAATGGTAGGTATGCGTCTGGAAGTAGAACCTGGATTAATGTTGGTCGATAATCAGATGTTGAACGGCGTTATCATTATGATATTAGTGACATGCCTGATATCAACAATGATGACACAGAAAGCAGCTCTTCAAATTGTGTTCCGTGAACGGGTTAATTTGCAGTCAAACCACACTCAGGAGAAAGACGACGAGAAAATACTTCTCTGTGTAAAATACCCTGAGATTGCTCCTCAGTTGGTCTATTTGGCCACACTAATTCGCAACCAGAAGTTGAACCGCGAGTTAGTGGCGCTCAATGTTGTATATGACGACCAAGACAGTCTGAAGGCACGCGAAGAAGGTCTCCGACTTTTGGAGAGTCTTCAGCAACAGGCCAGTGCTTCTGAAATACAAATGCAGACTCAGGTGCGTTTGGCATCCAACATTGCCAACGGCATCAAGCACGCTTTCCGTGAATACGGATGTTCAGAAGTTGTAATGGGTATGCACGTACATAAGGATGTGTCACAGAAATTCTGGGGTGAGTTCATCCAAAGTTTGTACAATGGTTTAAACCGACAGATATTCTTAGTTCGTTTTGAGCAGCCCCTTTCTACGCTACGGCTCATTCAAGTTGCAGTACCATCGAGGGCAGAGTTTGAGCCTGGCTTCCATCGCTGGCTAGAGCGCCTCTGCCGTTTTGCCGAGCAACTGGATTGCCGCATTCTTTTCCATGGCAGACAAGAATCACTCGACCCCATCAGACAATTTATCAACAACGGACATCCAAGTGTTAGAGGCGAATACAAATTGATGGGACATTGGAACGAGCTGCCTAAATTGGCTGCTGGAATAGAAAAGGACCATCTGTTTGTAGTGGTGACAGCCCGTAAAGGCACAATCAGTTACAAGAATGCTATTGATCGTCTTCCTGACGAGCTGACAGAATATTTCTCTGGTACAAACCTCATGATAGTGTTCCCTGACCAATATGGCGATCAGAAGGAAGACAGGATGAGTTTCACTGAGGCTCAACACCATGAAGAAAACAGTATCTACGATACTATTTCTCATTGGATTCACAAAAAAGCAATGTAA
- a CDS encoding aspartate-semialdehyde dehydrogenase: MKVAIVGASGAVGQEFLRILAERNFPMDELLLFGSERSAGRKYNFKGKDIEVKLLKHGDDFKDVDIVFTSAGAGTSKEFAEDITKFGAVMIDNSSAFRMDDDVPLVVPECNAEDALKRPRGIIANPNCTTIMMVVVLQPLENISHIKRIHVSSYQSASGAGAAAMAELEQQYKEIVETGEVKTVKKFPHQLAYNVIPQIDVFQPNGYTKEEMKMYNETRKIMHTDARCSAMCVRVSSLRSHSESVWIETEKPISVEEAQKAIAAAPGCTLVDDPATLTYPMPKDTAGKDDVFVGRVRKDLADDNGLTFWLSGDQIRKGAALNAVQIAEYLIKVGNVG; the protein is encoded by the coding sequence ATGAAAGTAGCAATCGTAGGTGCGAGCGGAGCCGTAGGACAAGAATTCCTGCGCATTCTCGCTGAGAGAAATTTCCCCATGGATGAACTTCTGTTGTTTGGATCAGAGCGTAGTGCTGGTCGAAAATACAACTTCAAGGGTAAGGACATCGAGGTGAAACTGCTGAAGCATGGCGATGATTTCAAGGATGTCGATATAGTGTTCACAAGTGCTGGAGCAGGAACTTCAAAAGAGTTCGCTGAGGATATCACAAAATTCGGCGCTGTGATGATTGACAACTCGAGTGCTTTCCGTATGGACGATGATGTGCCCTTGGTGGTGCCTGAATGCAATGCTGAGGATGCTTTGAAACGTCCCCGTGGCATTATTGCCAACCCTAACTGTACCACCATTATGATGGTAGTCGTACTGCAGCCTTTGGAGAATATTTCACATATCAAGCGTATCCATGTTTCAAGCTATCAAAGTGCCAGCGGAGCTGGTGCTGCTGCTATGGCTGAACTGGAGCAGCAGTATAAGGAAATTGTTGAGACTGGCGAGGTGAAGACTGTAAAGAAGTTCCCCCACCAGCTGGCTTATAACGTGATTCCTCAAATCGATGTGTTCCAGCCTAATGGCTATACAAAGGAAGAAATGAAGATGTACAATGAAACGCGTAAGATTATGCATACCGATGCACGCTGTTCGGCAATGTGTGTACGTGTAAGTTCATTGCGCAGCCATTCAGAGAGTGTATGGATTGAAACTGAAAAGCCGATCTCTGTTGAGGAGGCTCAGAAGGCCATAGCAGCTGCACCTGGCTGTACGCTCGTGGATGACCCTGCCACTCTTACATATCCTATGCCAAAGGACACAGCGGGTAAGGATGATGTGTTCGTTGGTCGTGTACGTAAGGATTTGGCCGATGATAACGGACTGACTTTCTGGCTTTCGGGTGATCAGATTCGTAAGGGCGCTGCCTTGAATGCTGTTCAGATTGCAGAATATCTGATTAAGGTCGGAAATGTAGGATAA
- a CDS encoding glycoside hydrolase family 43 protein, with translation MTKKLFLMAVLFSLLGPLATYAQNYTKYLFVYFPSNDNENIYYALSDISDPFKFVPMNNGKMVVSADTIALKKGVRDPHVLRGKDGWFYMVNTDMRCAEGWASNRGMVLMRSKDLVNWQHSTVHFPEKYKGTNFANVTRVWAPETIWDPKAKKYLVYFSLLTNDGTIPYDKVYYCYANKDFTDLEGEPTYFYDRGSATIDMDIVFNEKDKLYHAFYKNEGEGGICKVTAKSLTPKKNAAPGSQWSAPSGKLQQTRVAVEGAGVWPLINADGSCKNPEKWILMYDCYGSGYYQFCETTDLTSFTLRAQTNTSGMFTPRHGTVLPVTDEEVATIEKLLKERNCCGQYCGGKCCSDK, from the coding sequence ATGACAAAAAAACTGTTTTTAATGGCCGTGCTGTTTTCGCTTCTTGGCCCCTTAGCCACTTATGCGCAGAACTATACAAAGTATCTGTTCGTGTATTTTCCGTCTAACGACAATGAGAATATCTACTACGCCTTGAGTGATATTAGTGATCCTTTCAAGTTTGTTCCCATGAACAATGGAAAAATGGTTGTTAGTGCCGATACCATTGCTCTGAAGAAAGGTGTTCGCGATCCTCATGTGCTTCGTGGCAAGGATGGGTGGTTCTATATGGTAAACACCGATATGCGTTGCGCTGAAGGATGGGCTAGTAATCGTGGTATGGTGCTAATGCGCTCGAAAGACTTGGTGAACTGGCAGCATTCAACTGTTCATTTCCCTGAGAAGTATAAAGGAACAAATTTTGCTAATGTAACCCGTGTGTGGGCTCCGGAAACGATCTGGGATCCAAAAGCAAAGAAATATCTTGTGTATTTCTCTCTGCTGACCAATGATGGTACAATTCCTTATGATAAAGTGTACTATTGCTATGCCAATAAGGACTTTACTGATTTGGAAGGTGAACCTACTTATTTTTATGATCGCGGTTCGGCTACCATCGATATGGACATCGTGTTCAATGAGAAAGATAAGTTGTACCATGCTTTCTATAAGAACGAAGGCGAAGGTGGAATCTGTAAGGTTACTGCAAAATCGCTGACCCCAAAGAAGAATGCTGCTCCAGGTTCGCAGTGGAGTGCTCCTAGCGGTAAGTTGCAGCAGACACGTGTAGCCGTTGAAGGTGCTGGCGTTTGGCCGCTGATTAACGCTGACGGATCCTGCAAGAATCCTGAAAAATGGATTTTGATGTACGATTGCTACGGTTCTGGTTACTATCAGTTCTGTGAGACTACTGATTTGACTAGCTTTACACTTCGAGCACAGACCAATACCAGTGGTATGTTTACTCCTCGTCACGGTACGGTATTGCCTGTTACCGATGAAGAAGTGGCTACCATTGAGAAACTGTTGAAAGAACGTAATTGCTGTGGACAATATTGCGGCGGTAAATGTTGCAGTGACAAATAA
- a CDS encoding DNA polymerase III subunit gamma/tau, translated as MEYIVSARKYRPMSFDTVVGQQALTTTLKNAVKSGKLAHAYLFCGPRGVGKTTCARIFAKAINCQNPTADGEACNECESCQSFNEQRSLNIFELDAASNNSVEHIKTLMEQTRIPPQLGKYKVFIIDEVHMLSTAAFNAFLKTLEEPPAHVIFILATTEKHKILPTILSRCQIYDFERMTVQNTIAHLKGVAEKEGIKYEEEALAVIAEKADGGMRDALSIFDQAASFCQGNITYQKVIEDLNVLDSEYYFRLVDLSLANKVSDVMVLLNDVINKGFDGGLLVQGLAKHVRNVMMAKDPQTLSLLEVSEQARERYQQQAQKAPLSFLYDALKVMNQCDINYRQSSNKRLLVELTLIELAQLTQPAEGEGSGRKPRRLKSLFKNLIQQSQSTMKSAPQVAAAEKTDNVTKNYQNTHSSQNTQISSDGQNSQTSSPSRPALKATALGMTFGRMRQQQNSKMNVLLGTQGTEDNNSRETSSFSQEELELQWMSMCNRMPLRLSGIAARMKNMNPQILEFPGVELVVPNEIIKTEVETIRGSILSTLKMYLHNSDITLTIRVAEQLEQTKVLTRREQFEEMVQKNPSVEKLRLLFELELA; from the coding sequence ATGGAATATATTGTATCGGCACGTAAATACCGTCCAATGTCTTTCGATACAGTAGTGGGACAACAGGCACTTACCACCACACTGAAGAATGCTGTGAAGAGTGGAAAACTGGCTCATGCCTATCTGTTCTGCGGACCAAGGGGAGTTGGTAAAACAACTTGTGCTCGTATCTTTGCTAAGGCTATTAACTGTCAGAATCCAACTGCTGATGGTGAGGCTTGCAACGAGTGTGAAAGTTGTCAGTCTTTCAACGAGCAGCGTTCGCTGAATATTTTTGAGCTTGACGCCGCATCAAACAATTCGGTTGAGCACATAAAGACACTGATGGAGCAAACACGTATTCCACCTCAGTTGGGAAAATATAAAGTCTTCATCATTGACGAGGTTCATATGTTGTCAACAGCAGCCTTTAATGCTTTTCTTAAAACATTGGAGGAACCGCCTGCACATGTTATCTTTATTCTGGCTACTACAGAGAAGCATAAGATTCTTCCTACTATTTTAAGTCGTTGTCAGATTTATGACTTCGAACGCATGACTGTCCAGAATACGATTGCTCACTTGAAAGGCGTAGCTGAGAAAGAGGGCATAAAATACGAAGAAGAAGCATTGGCGGTGATTGCTGAAAAAGCAGATGGCGGTATGCGCGATGCTCTTTCCATTTTCGATCAGGCTGCATCGTTCTGTCAGGGAAATATCACCTATCAGAAAGTAATTGAAGACCTGAATGTACTTGATTCTGAATATTATTTCCGCTTGGTTGACCTGTCGCTTGCCAATAAAGTGAGCGACGTGATGGTGCTTCTGAACGATGTTATTAATAAAGGCTTCGATGGCGGTCTGCTTGTACAGGGACTCGCCAAACATGTGCGTAACGTGATGATGGCCAAAGATCCACAAACTTTGTCATTGTTGGAAGTTAGTGAACAGGCTCGTGAACGCTATCAGCAACAGGCACAAAAGGCTCCGCTTAGTTTCCTGTATGATGCCTTGAAAGTGATGAACCAATGTGATATTAATTACAGACAATCCTCAAACAAGCGATTGCTCGTTGAACTCACATTGATTGAGCTGGCCCAACTGACGCAGCCAGCAGAAGGGGAGGGTAGTGGGCGTAAGCCCAGAAGACTGAAATCCCTGTTTAAAAATTTGATCCAGCAATCTCAGTCCACAATGAAGTCGGCTCCGCAGGTAGCCGCGGCTGAGAAGACGGATAATGTTACTAAGAATTATCAGAATACCCATAGTTCTCAGAATACTCAGATTTCCTCTGATGGTCAGAACTCTCAAACATCTTCTCCATCCCGACCTGCCCTTAAGGCAACAGCGTTAGGAATGACCTTTGGTCGGATGCGCCAGCAGCAAAACTCGAAGATGAATGTTCTGCTTGGTACACAAGGTACGGAAGATAATAATAGTCGCGAGACTTCTTCCTTTTCGCAAGAAGAACTGGAATTGCAGTGGATGTCTATGTGTAACCGAATGCCTCTCCGACTTAGTGGAATTGCTGCCCGTATGAAGAATATGAATCCACAGATTCTGGAATTTCCAGGCGTTGAATTGGTGGTACCAAACGAAATTATTAAGACTGAGGTTGAAACTATTCGAGGGAGCATTCTTTCTACCCTGAAAATGTATCTGCACAATTCGGATATCACATTGACGATTAGGGTTGCTGAGCAACTAGAGCAGACTAAGGTGTTGACACGTCGCGAACAGTTTGAAGAGATGGTGCAGAAGAATCCTTCTGTTGAGAAACTGCGATTGTTGTTTGAGTTGGAATTGGCTTAG
- a CDS encoding septum formation initiator family protein, translating into MKKIIAKVKQVLLDVWHTWYVKYVIVCVVGVLIVVFFDENSVLAHISNKQRISELKSEIEYYEGIHQANKDRIRELEKNPKAIEKIARERYFMKTDDEDIFVLSDDEQNVNPNPTINETAQ; encoded by the coding sequence ATGAAAAAGATCATCGCAAAAGTGAAGCAAGTGCTTCTTGATGTTTGGCATACATGGTATGTGAAGTATGTTATTGTTTGTGTCGTTGGTGTCTTAATCGTTGTTTTCTTTGACGAGAATAGTGTGTTGGCCCATATAAGCAATAAACAGCGTATCAGCGAACTGAAAAGTGAAATAGAATATTACGAAGGAATCCATCAGGCCAACAAAGATAGAATCCGTGAATTGGAGAAAAATCCGAAAGCAATAGAGAAAATAGCTCGTGAGCGTTATTTTATGAAAACAGATGATGAAGATATCTTTGTACTGAGTGATGATGAACAGAATGTAAACCCGAATCCGACTATCAATGAAACAGCTCAATAA
- a CDS encoding DUF4369 domain-containing protein, with protein sequence MRKLLYLFVVLTGFSSCCSECYSIQGTSSVSSLDGSKLYLKAVQDKEVKNIDSCEVVHGKFEFSGALDTTMMVNLFMDDRPLMMPLVLEKGEIIVRIDDTSRKVSGTPLNEILYEFIDQHTQLSNRMNELSHRESQMLLDGIDEHDISNVLSVEADRIAEEEDSLVTNFIVDNFDNVLGPGVFMMLTAGYQYPILTPQIEHLMSIATEKFKNDSYVKEYYKVANEIQAKLQGIEQPAAPSGEPSDSLIQSILNGQ encoded by the coding sequence ATGAGAAAACTATTATATCTTTTTGTTGTCTTGACAGGATTTTCATCGTGTTGCTCCGAATGCTATTCCATTCAGGGAACTTCGTCGGTATCATCACTTGATGGAAGCAAATTGTATTTAAAAGCTGTACAAGACAAGGAAGTTAAGAATATAGATTCCTGTGAAGTTGTTCATGGAAAATTTGAGTTCAGTGGCGCATTGGACACTACGATGATGGTCAATCTCTTTATGGACGACCGTCCGTTGATGATGCCTTTGGTCTTGGAAAAAGGTGAAATTATAGTGAGAATAGATGATACTTCTCGTAAGGTGAGTGGTACTCCATTGAACGAAATTCTTTATGAGTTTATAGATCAGCATACTCAACTGAGCAACCGTATGAACGAACTGAGCCATCGTGAGAGTCAGATGTTGCTTGATGGTATTGATGAGCATGATATATCCAATGTGTTGTCGGTTGAAGCAGATCGAATTGCAGAGGAAGAAGACAGTCTCGTAACGAACTTCATTGTAGACAACTTCGATAATGTTCTTGGCCCTGGTGTGTTTATGATGCTTACTGCTGGATATCAGTATCCAATTCTAACTCCACAGATAGAGCATTTAATGAGTATCGCTACTGAAAAGTTCAAAAATGATTCATATGTAAAAGAATACTATAAGGTAGCCAATGAGATACAGGCAAAGTTGCAAGGAATTGAACAGCCGGCTGCTCCATCGGGTGAACCCTCTGATTCGTTGATACAAAGCATTCTGAACGGACAGTAA
- a CDS encoding dihydroorotase: MKTIIKGGTIVNEGKQFVGDIVIENEIIESIGSLTSGFTGDEAVVDATGCYILPGVIDDHVHFREPGLTEKADMESESRAAAAGGVTCFFDMPNTVPQTTNVEALEEKFRLAATKSHVNYSFFFGATNSNTDLFTQLDEHSIPGIKLFMGSSTGNMLVDRDETLDRIFSEARLPIMAHCEDTGIINRNMAEFKERYGDDPPVSAHPLIRSLEACLASTTKAIELAVRHQARLHIAHITTAEELKLITASNFVRDGKFPLVTAEATVGHLFFSMTDYEKLGAKIKVNPAIKDILDREALRSGLMDGRISVIGTDHAPHLLSQKEGGASRATSGMPMIQFSLVTMLELVDEGVLTLEQLVELMAHNPARLFEVRQRGFIRPGYQADLVIVRPDSPWTVTPQYIESKCGWSPMEGHTYQWKVQHTFCNGHHIYNDGVVDTDYIGQPIQFR, translated from the coding sequence ATGAAAACAATCATCAAAGGTGGTACAATCGTCAACGAGGGTAAACAGTTCGTAGGCGATATTGTCATTGAGAATGAGATAATTGAAAGTATTGGCAGCCTCACCTCTGGATTTACTGGAGATGAGGCTGTTGTTGATGCTACAGGCTGTTATATATTGCCCGGAGTTATTGACGACCATGTACACTTCCGTGAGCCCGGACTAACAGAAAAGGCGGATATGGAAAGTGAGAGTAGGGCAGCGGCAGCTGGAGGAGTTACTTGTTTCTTTGACATGCCCAACACAGTGCCGCAGACAACCAATGTTGAGGCCTTAGAGGAAAAATTCCGCTTGGCTGCTACCAAAAGTCACGTGAACTATTCTTTCTTTTTTGGAGCCACAAACTCTAACACAGATCTTTTTACTCAGCTTGATGAGCATTCCATACCTGGTATTAAACTCTTTATGGGCTCTAGTACAGGAAATATGCTGGTAGATCGTGATGAAACTCTCGATAGAATCTTCAGTGAGGCCCGCTTGCCCATTATGGCTCATTGTGAGGATACTGGCATTATCAATCGAAATATGGCGGAGTTTAAGGAACGTTATGGTGATGATCCTCCAGTTTCAGCACATCCTCTAATTCGAAGTTTGGAAGCATGCTTGGCATCTACAACGAAGGCCATTGAATTGGCTGTTCGTCATCAGGCCCGTTTACATATTGCGCATATTACTACGGCTGAAGAACTGAAACTGATAACAGCCTCCAATTTTGTAAGGGATGGAAAGTTTCCATTAGTGACAGCTGAAGCTACAGTAGGTCATCTGTTCTTTTCGATGACAGACTATGAGAAGCTTGGAGCTAAGATAAAAGTGAATCCTGCTATCAAGGATATTCTTGACCGTGAGGCCCTTCGAAGTGGACTTATGGATGGGCGTATTAGTGTAATTGGTACCGATCATGCTCCCCATTTACTCTCTCAGAAAGAAGGTGGGGCTTCACGTGCCACCAGTGGTATGCCCATGATACAATTCTCGTTGGTCACCATGTTGGAACTTGTAGATGAAGGAGTGCTCACCCTCGAGCAATTGGTAGAATTGATGGCCCACAACCCAGCACGGCTCTTTGAGGTCCGCCAGCGTGGATTTATACGTCCGGGTTATCAGGCAGATCTGGTGATTGTTCGTCCAGACAGTCCATGGACAGTCACTCCTCAGTATATAGAAAGTAAGTGTGGTTGGAGTCCGATGGAAGGTCATACCTATCAGTGGAAAGTCCAACACACCTTCTGTAACGGACACCATATATATAATGATGGAGTAGTTGATACTGACTATATCGGTCAGCCCATACAATTCCGATGA